A portion of the Cryptomeria japonica chromosome 5, Sugi_1.0, whole genome shotgun sequence genome contains these proteins:
- the LOC131875766 gene encoding mavicyanin-like: MAMATAGVLFVVGSLLSFLVACQATKVYTVGDETGWKLGYDYHKWVAGKKFHVGDTLAMFNYIHNEMSIHSVVRVNRTAYAKCVTDPNMGLYESGSDKIVLSAPGRMWFICGTLGHCESGMKLKINVRKPHPNKHNIPPPAPAPTTEGIPPPSPASATRLKEFLLLLLRLLHN, encoded by the exons ATGGCAATGGCAACGGCTGGTGTATTGTTTGTTGTGGGTTCTCTGTTATCATTTCTGGTGGCATGTCAGGCTACTAAGGTATACACCGTTGGAGATGAAACAGGTTGGAAATTGGGCTATGATTATCACAAGTGGGTAGCAGGCAAAAAATTCCACGTTGGAGATACGCTGG CAATGTTTAACTACATCCATAATGAGATGAGCATTCATAGTGTGGTGAGAGTAAACAGAACAGCATATGCAAAGTGCGTTACCGATCCGAACATGGGACTCTATGAAAGCGGAAGCGATAAGATAGTTTTAAGCGCCCCGGGACGTATGTGGTTTATTTGCGGAACGCTCGGTCATTGTGAAAGCGGCATGAAACTTAAAATCAATGTGAGAAAACCACACCCCAATAAGCACAATATTCCTCCTCCCGCTCCTGCACCCACAACTGAAGgaattcctcctccttctcctGCGTCTGCTACACGACTGAAGgaattcctcctccttctcctGCGTCTGCTACACAACTGA